A region from the Lentisphaera profundi genome encodes:
- a CDS encoding DUF349 domain-containing protein — MGIFDFLRKKETLVNASHSHHSVAEKMSDVEFILESLANEEDEVTVRNAINSYTDKETLKSISEQSSDVAKTIAKQRLKELTLEDLIKGRSNDCDSNFLQSLTDKERLKLIRACHGEAWAEESLSLITNQDNLKHAACVDNAKLGRLAVERLNAKTELEYVAQHSVIGNVRNYAKRHLREKFPEKIEVVEDTVDHSARKAKNIIKSLHAMEMLAKWQDLEEEFEINCVNWEKLEVSDEELLKQFEKYHQSCSKGLEAWRSENAVKLAEEKAQADGVSQREVLVLKVSEGIETYEALESVQEEWKALANLTNSVLDKAWYKQWTEAFKNAKMILDKQAKAEEDKANAGQKIEDLMTQLKDWVESKKVLPSKLHHLKEDWKKIAAYASHEAVEGYNKVLSDYQTYCDQAAEVETEQRTRVEELLKRIEEVEEVTKANTDRVKSARKEILELSKNLSDKRKISDALRKAEDKYFKLVEESHEGDAFLEMDNESKVEDLFDQARGWLASPADGKLFNKLKEFRNQWQSLRPLPKSRFEKIKAEFETLADATFAKWKEFNEEEDKRRDANLEVKKSLIEELGSSLHEWSNMSETMKKVKDLQKRWKESGPVRRDVADQIWQEFNSKSQAFYDEANAVMVKAEETKTQLLEQASQLAENLDKATNARQTVLDLRDKWKQVGFAGYKAEKALWDKFNVSCNAVFEVVNAQKNRLHEGLDKADAERKAFIDLAFDLSASLKESEGVRSAESFMYYTRIALSDLNRGHRKEDDKLYAMIDEKLAEFKGEKYEEADDKYVDLLQALLEGTASFSTDLSEFSPADKRVNRINRACQEMEKLSRQPVQYEEDADFDLKNAIKGLAFAMTISHEEEEDVLPPVNSKRAKQLLWTNSLRIFVEIQAESDENKQKYTERFVKAVKVFLDASHYSK; from the coding sequence ATGGGGATTTTTGATTTTTTACGCAAAAAAGAAACCTTAGTTAATGCTAGTCACTCACACCACTCAGTTGCTGAAAAAATGTCTGATGTGGAGTTTATTTTAGAAAGCCTCGCGAATGAAGAGGACGAAGTTACGGTCCGCAATGCGATTAACTCTTACACAGATAAAGAAACGCTTAAAAGTATTTCTGAGCAGTCCAGTGATGTGGCTAAAACAATAGCGAAACAGAGGCTCAAAGAACTCACTTTAGAAGATTTGATTAAAGGTCGCAGTAATGATTGTGATAGTAATTTTTTACAATCTTTGACTGATAAAGAAAGGTTAAAGCTCATTCGTGCTTGTCATGGCGAAGCGTGGGCAGAAGAATCCTTGTCTTTGATTACAAATCAAGATAATTTAAAACATGCTGCGTGTGTAGATAATGCGAAGCTAGGACGTTTGGCAGTAGAGCGTTTGAATGCAAAAACTGAACTTGAGTATGTGGCACAGCATTCCGTAATAGGCAATGTTCGGAATTATGCGAAGCGTCATTTGAGAGAGAAATTTCCAGAGAAAATTGAAGTCGTAGAAGATACCGTTGATCACAGTGCTCGTAAGGCTAAAAATATTATCAAGTCTTTACACGCGATGGAAATGTTGGCGAAGTGGCAAGACTTAGAAGAAGAGTTCGAGATCAATTGCGTTAATTGGGAAAAACTAGAAGTTAGTGACGAAGAGCTCCTTAAACAATTTGAGAAGTATCACCAAAGCTGTTCTAAAGGTTTAGAGGCATGGCGCTCAGAGAATGCCGTGAAGTTAGCAGAAGAAAAGGCTCAAGCCGATGGGGTTTCTCAGCGCGAAGTCTTAGTACTTAAAGTCTCTGAAGGCATAGAAACTTACGAAGCTTTAGAGTCAGTCCAGGAAGAATGGAAAGCGCTAGCCAACCTGACAAATAGTGTATTAGATAAAGCTTGGTACAAGCAATGGACCGAGGCTTTTAAAAATGCAAAAATGATTTTGGATAAACAGGCAAAAGCTGAAGAAGATAAAGCTAATGCAGGGCAGAAAATAGAAGACCTCATGACCCAGCTCAAGGATTGGGTAGAAAGCAAAAAAGTTTTACCTTCTAAACTCCATCATCTTAAAGAAGATTGGAAAAAGATTGCGGCTTACGCAAGTCATGAAGCGGTAGAAGGCTACAATAAAGTATTGAGTGATTATCAGACTTATTGTGACCAAGCAGCTGAAGTGGAAACAGAGCAACGCACGCGTGTTGAAGAATTGCTCAAGCGAATTGAAGAAGTTGAAGAGGTGACAAAAGCGAATACCGATCGCGTCAAATCAGCACGCAAAGAAATTTTGGAACTCAGTAAAAATTTAAGTGATAAAAGAAAGATCTCTGATGCTTTACGCAAAGCAGAGGATAAGTACTTCAAACTCGTAGAAGAATCACATGAGGGCGATGCCTTTTTGGAGATGGATAACGAAAGTAAGGTAGAAGACCTTTTTGATCAAGCACGTGGATGGTTGGCTTCTCCTGCCGATGGTAAACTCTTTAATAAATTGAAAGAATTCCGTAATCAGTGGCAGAGCTTACGTCCTTTGCCAAAAAGTCGTTTTGAGAAGATTAAAGCTGAATTTGAGACCTTAGCCGACGCGACTTTCGCAAAATGGAAAGAGTTCAATGAAGAAGAAGATAAGCGACGTGATGCCAATTTAGAAGTAAAGAAAAGCTTAATTGAAGAATTGGGTTCATCCTTACATGAGTGGTCGAATATGAGTGAGACCATGAAAAAAGTAAAAGACCTTCAGAAACGTTGGAAAGAGTCAGGCCCTGTCCGTCGTGATGTGGCGGATCAGATTTGGCAAGAATTTAATTCAAAGTCTCAAGCTTTTTATGATGAAGCTAATGCGGTCATGGTTAAGGCAGAAGAGACTAAAACACAACTCCTTGAACAAGCGAGTCAGTTGGCTGAGAATTTAGATAAAGCCACAAACGCCCGTCAAACGGTATTAGATTTACGTGATAAATGGAAGCAAGTAGGTTTTGCAGGTTATAAAGCAGAGAAAGCTTTATGGGATAAGTTTAACGTATCATGTAATGCGGTGTTTGAAGTCGTGAACGCTCAGAAAAACCGTTTGCATGAAGGACTTGATAAAGCAGATGCAGAACGCAAAGCATTTATTGATTTGGCTTTTGATTTATCCGCAAGTTTAAAGGAGAGTGAAGGAGTCCGTTCGGCAGAATCCTTCATGTACTACACACGTATAGCACTTTCGGATTTAAATCGCGGGCACCGCAAAGAAGATGATAAGCTTTATGCGATGATCGATGAAAAACTTGCAGAATTCAAAGGTGAAAAATACGAAGAAGCTGATGATAAGTATGTGGACTTACTCCAAGCCTTGCTAGAAGGTACAGCAAGCTTCTCTACAGACCTAAGTGAATTTAGTCCTGCAGACAAGCGAGTTAACCGTATTAATCGTGCATGTCAAGAAATGGAAAAACTTTCACGTCAGCCCGTGCAATACGAAGAAGATGCAGATTTTGATTTAAAAAATGCCATCAAAGGCCTCGCTTTTGCAATGACGATAAGTCATGAAGAGGAGGAGGATGTATTGCCTCCAGTAAATTCGAAACGTGCCAAGCAATTGCTATGGACGAATAGTTTACGTATTTTTGTTGAAATACAGGCAGAGTCAGATGAGAATAAGCAGAAGTATACCGAGCGCTTTGTGAAAGCCGTAAAGGTATTCCTCGACGCCTCTCATTACTCGAAATAA
- a CDS encoding IS1595 family transposase translates to MPKNKVQFQVGVSFPEFIKTFGTEEQCSAYLESCKWPNGFKCDTCDSDKYYRYKSGSRTIFQCKACRKNHRLTAGTLFHRTKVPLQKWFLALHQISQSKNSVSALELHRHIDVNYKTAWLIKQKIMQMMYEQDSKYKLKGLVEIDDAYLGGRLEEGKRGRGSENKSPFIAAVETNENRNPVFVKLSPVSGFSYEVIKQWAIDNLEENCDTISDGLRGFSALKEVSNHSVLVASKAKKEEIESTFKWVNTILSNIKTSISGTFHSLKFDKYGFRYLADLQFRLNRRFDLRKMFFGLISKAMATSQKPVKYLNTSLTG, encoded by the coding sequence ATGCCTAAGAATAAAGTTCAGTTTCAAGTTGGAGTTAGCTTTCCAGAATTCATCAAAACTTTTGGAACCGAAGAACAATGTAGTGCTTACCTGGAAAGCTGTAAGTGGCCTAATGGCTTTAAATGTGACACATGCGATAGTGATAAGTATTATCGCTATAAATCAGGAAGCCGCACAATCTTTCAATGTAAAGCCTGCCGTAAAAACCATCGCTTAACAGCGGGTACTTTATTTCATCGAACGAAAGTTCCTCTCCAGAAATGGTTCTTAGCTCTCCATCAAATAAGTCAATCAAAGAACAGTGTTTCAGCATTAGAATTACACCGTCACATTGATGTGAACTATAAAACTGCTTGGTTAATAAAGCAGAAAATTATGCAGATGATGTATGAGCAGGACAGTAAGTATAAACTTAAAGGCTTGGTTGAAATAGACGATGCTTACCTAGGCGGTCGACTGGAAGAAGGTAAACGAGGTAGAGGTTCAGAAAATAAGTCTCCATTTATAGCTGCCGTAGAAACTAACGAAAATCGGAATCCAGTTTTTGTTAAACTGAGTCCTGTATCGGGTTTTTCTTATGAAGTTATTAAACAATGGGCTATAGATAATCTTGAGGAGAACTGTGATACAATTTCAGATGGACTTAGAGGTTTCAGTGCCTTAAAAGAAGTAAGTAATCATAGCGTTTTAGTTGCTAGTAAAGCAAAAAAAGAAGAAATAGAAAGTACTTTTAAATGGGTCAATACAATTTTAAGTAACATCAAAACCTCAATTTCGGGGACTTTCCACTCTTTAAAATTCGATAAATATGGTTTCAGGTACCTTGCTGATTTACAGTTTAGGCTCAATAGAAGATTTGACCTCAGGAAAATGTTTTTTGGCTTAATATCTAAAGCTATGGCTACATCACAGAAACCTGTTAAATATCTTAATACATCGTTAACTGGTTAA
- a CDS encoding sulfatase-like hydrolase/transferase, with translation MQKFTFALFAIFCFGFASLTRGQEPRAIILFTAENLGPGDLDQDRILLPNLKMLINESARYNSFYSSSARRNVAFHSMYTGQDSGISNIRSEYKTLPTPQEATPFLASELTKLGYLTTFIGTWPYEGDENYSPEKLGFQLFYGQINDDKKQSLRFPKSLNFANELIELNNPDIPRHFTFIPGTDIDKPISYNQFRGTSYAPQILHQATLKFIDQQINDKSKFFLHYAHSGLEPGLNAKQEDYADFLGRIPDIPYSGQKGFSPLYAPRANQLALLQELDRHLGDIIDKLKSNEIFKDTLFIFTSPNTASDAGGRDLEFFNSLGDKRGMRGDYYEAGLLVPFLAHWPKILKAGNINQDLSSQTSIFTSILSVAKNESKPLFLPKTELYWEDQAYLAIRKGSYKLIQKQSLLTPASIQLFDLSSDPKEEKNLAEEKASEVKSLLEAAAARHIAHPSAPSLFDPKVEAPPTE, from the coding sequence ATGCAAAAATTCACTTTTGCGCTTTTCGCAATCTTTTGTTTTGGTTTTGCTTCATTAACTCGAGGCCAAGAGCCTCGAGCCATCATTTTATTTACGGCTGAGAATTTAGGACCTGGCGATCTTGATCAAGATCGCATCCTACTTCCTAATCTTAAAATGCTTATCAATGAATCGGCACGCTATAATTCTTTTTACTCCAGCTCAGCTCGTCGTAACGTTGCATTTCACTCCATGTATACGGGACAAGATAGCGGTATATCCAATATCCGCAGTGAATACAAAACCTTGCCCACTCCACAAGAAGCCACGCCTTTTTTAGCATCTGAATTGACGAAACTCGGATATCTTACCACTTTCATTGGCACATGGCCTTATGAAGGCGATGAGAATTACAGTCCTGAAAAACTTGGTTTTCAACTCTTTTACGGCCAAATAAACGACGACAAAAAACAATCTCTCCGTTTCCCAAAAAGCCTTAATTTTGCAAACGAACTCATCGAGCTCAATAATCCCGATATCCCTCGGCATTTTACTTTCATCCCGGGGACTGATATTGACAAGCCTATCTCGTATAATCAATTTCGTGGCACTAGCTATGCACCTCAAATCTTACATCAGGCCACACTTAAATTCATTGACCAACAAATAAATGATAAAAGTAAATTTTTCCTACATTACGCCCATAGTGGTTTAGAGCCTGGACTTAATGCTAAGCAAGAAGACTATGCTGATTTTCTTGGTAGAATCCCAGACATCCCTTACTCTGGACAAAAAGGATTTTCCCCTCTCTATGCACCACGTGCCAATCAACTCGCTCTTCTTCAAGAACTTGATCGTCACTTAGGTGACATCATCGACAAGCTTAAAAGCAATGAAATATTTAAGGATACACTCTTCATCTTCACTTCCCCCAATACTGCCTCAGATGCTGGAGGCCGCGACCTAGAATTCTTCAATTCCCTAGGAGATAAACGAGGTATGCGCGGTGATTACTACGAAGCCGGACTACTCGTCCCCTTTCTTGCTCATTGGCCCAAAATCCTAAAAGCAGGAAATATCAATCAAGATTTGAGTAGTCAAACAAGTATCTTCACTAGTATTTTATCTGTCGCAAAAAATGAAAGTAAGCCCCTCTTTCTTCCTAAGACAGAGCTCTACTGGGAAGACCAAGCGTATCTAGCTATTCGTAAAGGTTCCTATAAACTCATCCAAAAACAATCTTTACTCACCCCCGCTTCAATTCAACTTTTTGATTTAAGTAGCGATCCTAAAGAAGAAAAAAACTTAGCGGAAGAAAAAGCTTCCGAAGTCAAAAGTTTACTTGAAGCGGCTGCTGCTCGACATATCGCCCATCCTTCGGCACCCTCTTTATTTGACCCCAAAGTCGAAGCCCCACCTACTGAATAA
- the purD gene encoding phosphoribosylamine--glycine ligase: MKVLIIGGGGREHAIAWKLNQDSEVSQVYCAPGNPGMKDVECISISDHHELAKFAKENDIALTMVGPEVPLCEGIVNIFRDQGLTVFGPDKNAAQLEGSKTYANIFMDKYEIPTAASGTFDNETDALAYLAKQGAPIVIKADGLAAGKGVTVADSMDQAVAAVKDCFDGAFGSAGARVVIEECLIGEEASIFAFLDCETIKFVASAQDHKRAYEGDKGPNTGGMGTYSPAPVVDAAMEQYIKDEILTKFLKGVQAEGLDFRGIVFIGLMIDEQGPKVLEFNVRFGDPETQSVLIRMESSLAEALLKTAQGKLSEVDMKFSDDQALCVVMASGGYPASYEKGHEITGIEAAEENGAMVFHAGTSLQDGKLVNTGGRVLGITARAADIVSARDKAYEATKKINWQDAFYRNDIAWRALERLK, translated from the coding sequence ATGAAAGTTCTCATCATTGGCGGCGGTGGTCGCGAGCACGCAATTGCGTGGAAATTGAATCAAGACTCAGAAGTCAGCCAAGTTTACTGCGCACCAGGTAACCCTGGAATGAAAGACGTCGAATGCATCAGCATTTCAGATCATCACGAACTCGCTAAGTTCGCAAAAGAAAATGACATTGCACTCACTATGGTCGGCCCAGAAGTTCCTCTGTGTGAGGGTATCGTCAACATTTTCCGTGATCAAGGACTCACTGTCTTTGGCCCAGATAAAAATGCCGCTCAACTCGAAGGCTCAAAAACTTACGCTAACATCTTTATGGATAAGTACGAAATCCCTACAGCTGCAAGCGGTACTTTTGACAATGAAACCGATGCCTTAGCCTACTTGGCTAAACAAGGTGCTCCGATTGTTATCAAAGCCGACGGTTTAGCCGCAGGTAAAGGTGTGACGGTTGCCGACTCAATGGATCAAGCCGTTGCCGCAGTCAAAGATTGTTTCGATGGTGCTTTTGGCTCTGCTGGCGCTCGTGTCGTTATCGAAGAATGTCTCATCGGTGAAGAAGCCTCAATTTTTGCTTTCCTCGATTGCGAAACAATTAAATTTGTCGCTTCTGCACAAGATCACAAACGTGCTTACGAAGGCGACAAGGGACCCAACACAGGCGGCATGGGTACTTACTCTCCTGCTCCAGTTGTTGATGCCGCTATGGAACAGTACATCAAAGATGAGATCTTAACTAAATTCCTCAAAGGTGTTCAAGCAGAAGGTCTTGATTTCCGTGGTATCGTTTTCATCGGCCTCATGATTGATGAGCAAGGACCTAAAGTTCTTGAATTCAACGTTCGCTTTGGTGACCCCGAAACTCAATCAGTTCTCATTCGTATGGAAAGTAGCCTTGCAGAAGCTTTACTCAAAACTGCACAAGGCAAACTTAGCGAAGTTGACATGAAGTTCTCTGATGACCAAGCGCTTTGCGTTGTCATGGCTTCTGGTGGCTACCCTGCCTCCTACGAAAAAGGTCATGAAATTACTGGCATTGAAGCTGCAGAAGAAAATGGCGCCATGGTTTTCCATGCCGGAACATCTCTTCAAGATGGCAAACTCGTTAATACTGGTGGTCGCGTTCTAGGCATCACTGCTCGCGCAGCCGATATTGTAAGTGCACGTGACAAAGCCTATGAAGCTACAAAAAAGATAAACTGGCAAGATGCTTTCTATCGCAATGACATTGCATGGCGCGCACTCGAACGTTTAAAATAA
- the cysS gene encoding cysteine--tRNA ligase: MRKLTFLNTMSRESEVFTPINEGEVRLYTCGPTVYNYAHIGNFRAYVFEDLLRRVLKLNDYQVTQVMNLTDVDDKTIRDSQKAGMSLNDFTAIYKKAFFEDLETLNVEPAEHYPAATDHIPDMIKMIETLIEKDYAYVADDKCVYYSIDKFEHYGCLAKIDRENQMSGTRVKTDEYEKESVSDFALWKAWDKADGDVKWESPWGMGRPGWHIECSAMAKATLGNHFDMHTGGVDNMFPHHEDEIAQSEAANGCKFVNYWMHCAHLRINNAKMSKSLGNFYTLPQLIDKGWSGAEIRYMLISTHYRASLNFLIENGAEQSESLSNARSAITRLQNFIARINDKSDGELSPELAEICTKAQNNFLDTINDDLNISGALGKMFDFIREGNRVLDSHDTVNHEALINTLKYFNRILDVMNFETGNDVPAEILALAEERQQARTDKNWGRSDEIRDQLKAQGWVIEDSPTGPKVKKG, from the coding sequence ATGAGAAAACTTACCTTCCTTAATACCATGTCTCGTGAGTCAGAAGTCTTCACCCCTATTAACGAGGGTGAAGTTCGACTGTATACTTGCGGTCCTACCGTTTATAACTACGCACACATAGGCAATTTCCGCGCTTATGTCTTCGAAGACCTTTTACGTCGCGTACTTAAACTCAACGACTATCAAGTCACTCAAGTCATGAACTTGACTGATGTCGATGACAAAACGATTCGCGATTCACAAAAAGCGGGCATGAGTCTTAACGATTTCACCGCTATCTACAAAAAAGCTTTTTTTGAAGATTTAGAGACTCTAAACGTCGAGCCTGCTGAGCACTATCCAGCAGCAACTGATCATATCCCCGATATGATCAAAATGATCGAGACTCTTATCGAAAAAGATTATGCTTATGTAGCCGATGATAAATGCGTTTATTACTCCATCGACAAATTTGAGCATTATGGTTGCCTCGCAAAAATCGATCGCGAAAACCAAATGTCTGGAACTCGAGTCAAAACTGACGAGTACGAAAAAGAATCCGTGTCCGACTTTGCACTCTGGAAAGCTTGGGACAAAGCTGACGGTGATGTTAAATGGGAAAGTCCTTGGGGCATGGGTCGCCCAGGCTGGCATATCGAATGCTCCGCCATGGCAAAAGCTACGCTTGGTAATCACTTTGATATGCACACTGGTGGCGTTGACAATATGTTCCCGCACCACGAAGATGAAATCGCTCAAAGTGAAGCTGCCAATGGCTGTAAATTCGTCAACTACTGGATGCACTGTGCTCACTTACGTATCAACAATGCCAAAATGTCCAAGTCTCTTGGCAATTTCTATACCCTCCCCCAACTGATTGACAAAGGCTGGAGCGGAGCAGAAATTCGCTATATGCTCATCAGCACTCATTATCGTGCAAGCCTTAATTTTCTTATTGAAAATGGCGCTGAACAATCAGAAAGCTTAAGCAATGCGAGATCGGCTATTACACGCCTTCAAAATTTCATTGCACGTATCAATGATAAAAGCGATGGCGAACTCAGTCCTGAACTTGCTGAAATCTGTACTAAGGCACAAAATAATTTTTTAGATACGATCAATGACGATCTCAATATTTCTGGCGCACTTGGTAAAATGTTTGATTTTATTCGCGAAGGAAACCGCGTCCTCGACTCCCATGACACTGTCAATCACGAGGCCTTAATCAACACACTCAAGTACTTCAACCGTATTCTCGATGTGATGAATTTCGAGACTGGCAATGACGTCCCTGCAGAAATATTGGCTCTCGCAGAAGAACGCCAACAAGCACGCACCGACAAGAACTGGGGCCGCTCAGACGAAATACGCGATCAATTAAAAGCTCAAGGCTGGGTTATTGAAGACTCACCTACTGGGCCAAAAGTTAAAAAAGGATAA
- the frr gene encoding ribosome recycling factor, with protein sequence MAFTVTTVVADITAKMNKAISHFQSQLDAYSTGKATPALVQDIMVDAYGTKMRLKETAGISTPDARTIAIQPYDATILPDIEKAIMMANIGITPMNDGQLIRLPIPELTEERRKDMVKDLKGKGENHKIEIRNIRREGNDYLKKALKDNELSEDHQKGLVSDIQDLTNKKIDEVGSMSAAKEKELMTV encoded by the coding sequence ATGGCATTTACAGTAACTACAGTTGTCGCAGATATCACTGCTAAAATGAACAAAGCTATTTCCCATTTCCAATCTCAACTCGATGCTTATAGCACGGGCAAAGCAACTCCTGCTTTAGTCCAAGATATTATGGTCGATGCCTATGGCACAAAAATGCGCCTAAAAGAGACGGCAGGCATAAGTACACCAGATGCGCGTACAATCGCTATCCAGCCCTATGATGCCACTATTCTTCCCGATATTGAAAAAGCTATCATGATGGCCAACATTGGTATTACTCCAATGAATGACGGCCAACTCATTCGCCTCCCTATCCCTGAACTTACTGAAGAACGTCGTAAAGACATGGTAAAAGATCTCAAAGGCAAAGGCGAAAACCACAAAATTGAAATTCGCAATATCCGCCGCGAAGGTAATGACTACCTCAAAAAAGCTCTTAAGGATAACGAGCTTTCAGAAGATCATCAAAAAGGTCTCGTATCAGATATCCAAGATCTCACCAATAAAAAAATTGATGAAGTCGGAAGTATGAGCGCAGCTAAAGAGAAGGAATTAATGACTGTTTAA
- a CDS encoding cupin domain-containing protein — translation MKISDFNNLEKENVSHNEEVKRQRFLHDGDLPGLTNFSRAFFEAGMQVESHLHKDMNEVFYVLQGRGEIMVDLKSYKLSPGVSVVVEAGERHQILAETSLELLYFGLESKA, via the coding sequence ATGAAAATCAGTGATTTTAATAATCTAGAAAAAGAAAATGTCTCGCATAATGAAGAGGTCAAAAGACAGCGGTTTTTACATGACGGAGATCTGCCCGGACTTACTAATTTCTCGCGAGCCTTTTTCGAAGCGGGGATGCAAGTGGAGTCACACCTGCATAAAGATATGAATGAAGTCTTTTATGTTTTACAGGGCAGGGGAGAAATCATGGTTGACTTAAAGTCTTATAAGCTTAGTCCAGGCGTGTCAGTGGTGGTAGAAGCGGGTGAAAGACATCAGATTTTGGCTGAGACATCTTTGGAGTTGCTTTATTTCGGCTTAGAAAGCAAAGCTTAA
- the tal gene encoding transaldolase, whose translation MSVLESLKSKTTVVADTGDFESMKTYLPTDATTNPSLIYAASQMPQYASLVDDAIAYGKSKGSDKVAQLDLAMDKLSVNFGLEILKIVPRFVSTEVDARLSYDMQGTVDKARELIALYEEAGISKDRILIKIATTWEGVKAAEVLRKEGVRCNMTLLFSFAQAVACAEAGVYLISPFVGRIRDWYMKDTGKEYSAEEDPGVISVRNIYNYYKKFGYETVVMGASFRTADEVMALAGCDLLTIAPKLLKELEERNEELPTYLSEETAAAKCTQEKITLDEKAFRWSHNSDPMAVEKLAQGIRGFAADLDKLEAYIADKL comes from the coding sequence ATGAGTGTTTTAGAAAGTTTAAAATCAAAAACTACAGTCGTTGCAGATACTGGTGACTTCGAGTCAATGAAAACTTATTTGCCAACAGATGCCACAACTAACCCTTCTTTAATTTATGCGGCATCACAAATGCCTCAGTACGCATCTTTAGTTGATGATGCGATTGCTTATGGTAAATCTAAGGGCAGTGACAAAGTTGCTCAGCTTGACTTGGCAATGGACAAGCTTTCAGTTAACTTTGGCTTGGAGATCCTTAAAATTGTTCCGCGTTTCGTTTCTACAGAAGTAGATGCACGTTTGTCTTATGATATGCAGGGCACAGTAGATAAAGCACGTGAATTGATTGCTCTTTACGAAGAAGCGGGTATTTCTAAAGATCGCATTTTGATTAAAATTGCAACAACTTGGGAAGGTGTGAAAGCAGCTGAAGTACTTCGCAAAGAAGGCGTTCGCTGTAACATGACTTTACTCTTTAGTTTTGCTCAAGCAGTAGCTTGTGCCGAAGCTGGCGTTTACTTGATCTCGCCTTTTGTTGGACGTATCCGTGATTGGTACATGAAAGATACTGGTAAGGAATACAGTGCAGAAGAAGATCCAGGTGTTATCTCTGTTCGTAATATCTATAACTACTACAAAAAGTTTGGCTATGAAACAGTAGTTATGGGTGCATCATTCCGTACTGCTGATGAAGTTATGGCACTTGCGGGTTGTGATTTACTTACTATTGCTCCAAAACTATTGAAAGAGCTTGAGGAACGCAATGAAGAATTGCCAACTTATCTTTCTGAAGAAACAGCAGCAGCCAAATGTACTCAAGAGAAAATCACTCTCGACGAAAAAGCTTTCCGCTGGTCACACAATTCTGATCCAATGGCAGTAGAAAAACTCGCACAAGGTATTCGCGGTTTTGCAGCTGACTTAGATAAATTAGAAGCTTACATCGCTGACAAGCTCTAG
- a CDS encoding WG repeat-containing protein translates to MQKISLVILIFLSLSLLALEPYRGEQLWGFKDKNKVVIEEQFLEVRSFIKKLAAVRAEAGWGFVNEQGKIVLEPQADEEPQSLGDRTYYKLKGQVGMMDNAAGVLVFPAIYQSIRKFGDKLYMLKKGELWYAADHKGSFVVASGFSLVYELDDNYIAFKTDKGWGLIDHTPVIVVQAFAEKIDAPTGKMMRFKQNGLYGFLNDAGQLVIDAAYEDATEFTDSGVAFVKTGPQWDKINRQGSILNSTTSIAKETPADLVARLFKQDEKGPKVEIYNSNNYNRSYYPNAYPYVYRRGYHRPVPYKRPKYPKTSFGLGTHLYFKNGKIRGGGPSLGVSRRL, encoded by the coding sequence ATGCAAAAAATCAGTTTGGTCATTTTAATATTTTTGAGTTTGTCCTTATTGGCTTTGGAGCCGTACAGAGGGGAGCAGCTGTGGGGCTTTAAAGACAAGAATAAAGTGGTGATTGAAGAGCAGTTCCTAGAAGTTCGCTCTTTTATCAAGAAACTTGCTGCAGTTAGAGCTGAGGCGGGCTGGGGTTTTGTTAATGAACAGGGCAAGATCGTACTTGAGCCTCAGGCTGATGAAGAGCCGCAATCTCTAGGGGATAGGACCTATTATAAGTTAAAAGGCCAGGTGGGGATGATGGATAATGCTGCGGGGGTATTAGTTTTTCCCGCAATTTATCAGAGTATAAGAAAATTTGGTGATAAATTGTACATGCTTAAAAAGGGTGAGTTGTGGTATGCCGCAGACCATAAAGGCAGTTTTGTAGTGGCCTCGGGCTTTAGTTTAGTTTATGAGCTAGACGATAATTATATTGCATTTAAGACAGATAAGGGCTGGGGTTTGATTGATCATACTCCAGTCATTGTTGTGCAAGCCTTTGCAGAGAAAATCGATGCTCCCACGGGTAAAATGATGCGCTTTAAGCAAAATGGTCTCTATGGTTTTTTAAATGATGCAGGGCAATTGGTGATTGATGCGGCTTACGAGGACGCTACTGAATTTACCGATTCAGGCGTGGCGTTTGTTAAGACCGGTCCGCAATGGGATAAAATTAATCGCCAAGGGAGTATTTTAAATAGTACCACGAGTATTGCTAAAGAGACTCCTGCGGATTTGGTGGCGCGTTTATTTAAGCAGGATGAGAAGGGGCCAAAGGTCGAGATTTATAATAGTAACAATTATAATCGCTCCTATTACCCAAATGCTTATCCCTATGTTTATCGACGGGGTTATCACCGTCCAGTGCCTTATAAAAGACCTAAATATCCTAAGACGAGTTTTGGTTTGGGTACGCATTTGTATTTCAAAAATGGCAAGATTCGTGGTGGCGGTCCAAGCCTTGGAGTGAGTAGGAGGCTGTAG